In Prunus dulcis chromosome 1, ALMONDv2, whole genome shotgun sequence, the following are encoded in one genomic region:
- the LOC117616305 gene encoding F-box/FBD/LRR-repeat protein At1g13570: MGDLLDRDLISNLPQSIIESILTRLPIRDAIRTSCLSTKWRYKWTTLTHLAFDEKCVTLSNDRTLVERSLIDFITRALFLHQGPVHKFQLSTSYLQSCPDIDQWILFLSRNDIKELVLELGEGEWFRVPSCLFYCKKLTRLELFRCELDPPPAFKGFLCLKSLNLHQVLVAPDAIESLISSCPLLESLALSYFDSLALNIRAPNLKYLCLEGEFKDICLENTPLLVAISVAMYMTDDIAEHFEQSSNCNFIKFLGGIPRLERLVGHIYFTKYLSIGNDQGILPITYNHLKIIELYQVSFEDMKEILVVLRLITNSPNLQELQISGSSNTLAAIEASDLDFWEKQCPSDCAFGRLKVVKMTDMSGVPHEMEFIKFLLKKSPVLETMSITPCAYVLDGRLNMLIELVSFKRASPEAEILFIQD; this comes from the exons ATGGGTGATCTATTGGATCGTGATTTGATAAGCAATCTGCCTCAGAGCATTATAGAGAGCATTCTCACGCGTCTCCCAATTAGAGATGCTATAAGAACTAGCTGCTTATCAACGAAATGGAGATACAAATGGACTACGCTCACCCATCTTGCATTCGACGAAAAATGTGTCACTCTATCTAATGACCGAACTCTTGTCGAAAGAAGCCTTATAGACTTTATCACTCGGGCTCTCTTTCTTCACCAAGGACCCGTTCACAAGTTCCAGCTTTCTACTTCCTACTTGCAGAGCTGCCCAGATATCGATCAATGGATACTTTTCCTTTCAAGGAATGACATAAAAGAATTGGTTCTTGAATTGGGAGAAGGCGAGTGGTTTAGGGTGCCCTCATGCCTTTTTTATTGTAAAAAGTTGACCCGTTTGGAGCTATTTCGATGTGAGTTGGATCCACCTCCTGCTTTTAAGGgatttttgtgtttgaagaGCCTCAATCTTCATCAAGTTTTGGTTGCTCCTGATGCAATTGAAAGTCTTATTTCTAGTTGCCCTCTACTTGAGAGTCTGGCTTTGTCATACTTTGATAGCTTAGCTCTAAATATCCGTGCCCCAAATCTCAAGTACTTATGTCTTGAAGGTGAATTTAAGGACATATGTCTTGAAAATACCCCACTTTTGGTTGCAATATCTGTTGCTATGTATATGACTGATGATATTGCCGAGCACTTTGAGCAAAGTTCAAATTGCAATTTTATCAAGTTTCTTGGTGGCATACCACGTCTCGAGAGGCTTGTTGGGCATATCTACTTTACAAAG taTTTGAGTATAGGTAATGACCAGGGAATCCTTCCGATTACTTATAACCATTTAAAGATTATTGAATTATATCAAGTAAGTTTTGAAGATATGAAAGAGATACTAGTTGTTCTTCGCTTGATTACGAACTCTCCTAATTTACAGGAACTTCAAATCTCG GGTTCCTCAAACACTTTAGCAGCTATAGAAGCATCCGATTTGGATTTCTGGGAGAAACAATGCCCTTCCGATTGCGCATTTGGAAGACTTAAAGTTGTGAAGATGACAGATATGTCTGGAGTGCCACATGAGATGGAATTCATCAAgtttttgttgaagaaatcaCCAGTGCTTGAGACCATGAGCATTACGCCGTGTGCATATGTTTTAGATGGACGTTTGAATATGCTGATTGAGTTGGTGAGCTTTAAACGGGCATCTCCTGAAGCAGAAATTTTATTCATCCAAGATTAA